TTTACATAGAAGGTATGCTTCCAGGTTTTTTGCATAGTTAAGTAATAAACAGAATGGAGATACAAAGACTATGGCTGTAAAATACGGAGATAAATCTGCCGTATCTTACTTGGATGTCACAGAGGCTTACAAATGTTTAGGATATTTTATATACCATATGTGCTTTATTGCTTAAACTGCAGAGAATTTGTACTTTCCTGTGAGACTGTTATGCTTTATGGAAAAATGCTTGAAGAATTGTCTACATTATTTGTACAAGAAATGGTAAAACTCATATGGTATCGTTATGGGACGCCTTCGCCACTGTGTGCACAGTATGCAGGGGTTTGCGTTAAATTTCTGTATAGCCTATGTGCAATGGACAGCACGGTTCCTGGAAATATAATTGACATGGAGTAGCATATGGGGTCCATAGTTGTTCTGGAAAGGTGAAAATATGATGACCAGGTGTTGTCCACAACCAGAATAACTTGGCTAAAGAGCTCATCTTATTTTGAAGGGATTATTTACTTGTTTTTGTCACACTGTGTGTAGgtaaatctgctttttttgagCTTGAAACAGTTCATTGATACTTGCCTGGTACGACCCCACCATGCAAAGTGGCACGTGTAAGATACATGCTCAGGTGTCACACAGAGAATTTATTTAGAGGATGTATAGCTTAACGGTTTTGAAGCCACGATGGCCTCTGGAGCTGGAGAGGCAACGAGgaacatatttataaaattatgcttttctctgtgtgttggAATGCGAGTGCTGTCTATTAAGCATTCACTGGCTTTGTGCTTTGCAGAAGGGAGGGGTTTCCTTGCCATCCCCTGTTAGCTGACCCCACACTccaatatttcaaaaaaaggaCCTTTGTGTTTTCATCTGAGGGGATGTGCTTGAGGGTTTTAACTGGTGCCAAGTGATAGGGAAGACCCCGGGGGCATCTCTGGttcaggtgctgctgcttccctgtgctggtggaggCGATGCGAAGCCCTGCCAtcagggtgctgggggacatGGCTGGGTGGCAAGTCAGCATCCTCAGCTAGCTGAGGACCAAGCTGTATCTGGATTAAAAGTACCAAAGTCAATACCTTGAACTGCACCTTGGAGTAAGTAGGAAGTTATTATCAATAACTTCACCATGGGAAGAGATAACGGTATCCCCAGCAAGACACAAAAGTTGAGCAGAATTTTTGCTGCAGATTTGATCTGGGATTTTCGAAGCAACAAAGGACCCGGTAATAGCTACAGCCTATGAAATCTGTCAATAATAGGATAGGATTTCTCTTCCTTACACCCTCAAggtattaaaatgaagaaattaagcCGCAACTACTGTTCATGAGATGCTGAGGGACTGAGTTAATCTGATAAATGGGAAGATTGTTTTCAGACAGAAGAGGATAAATTGAGATGAGTCGCAGCTTTTGGGTTCACTGCAACTGATGCATTTAGGATCAACTTATTTCAGCTAGCTTTCTTGTTTGCAATTTCAATATTCTAAAAATGGTATTTCCTTTCGCATATCTGAACCCCATGTGCTTGTAATTTAAATGTTATGGGCCGCATAACATACGTGGTAATGGAGATCAATAGCATCTTGTACCACTTTTACCCAAAATGTTTGGGTTACGTTTATGTGCGTCCCATGGGAGCCTTTTGGAGGCAAAACATATCTATCCTGAAGCCTGAGTTTACTGCAATTTGGAGGAAGAATGTCCTAACTCATAAGAAGGAATTTTGAGCACTCTTTAGAACAAAAAAGGACTTGGGAGAAAGGATTACTTTATTGCGTTGTGCAGGTGTAAAAGCATCAGTGGTGTAACACAGGAGAGGGTGCATTTCCTCTCGTTAGCATGACATTGtacaaacagctttgaaaaatccCTTTGGattttcctcctccatccctaGCAGTTATCTGGGGGATCAGCGGGCAATAACAGGGGCAGGGGAGCCAGTATCTATTTCAACCCCCCACTTCTTGCATGTGTGTTTTTGTTAAcatcagcatcttttttttttttttgaaaatcatgTATCTGGAACAGTACTAAAAGGTGAAGGCTACAGCCTCTGACAGGTACGCTGAGGGTATTGTAACAGGATGAGAGCTCCATCTGCGAAAGTGGGTTTCTTCACAGACATTTATTGACTGAAGTTAAATATTTGGCAGGTGAACTTCAAACATCCTTTTGTTTTGTGAcaggaaaaaacctgctgaaTAATCTGTAACATCACACTTTAAAAAGCGAATAGAAGCAGACGTCGTGGAAAAAGagaagtgcaaaaaaaaaatcaacatctgGAAATAATaaaggacactgaaaaaaatccattcctAATGAGAAAGGGAAATAGGCTGCAAAATGTGTTCTTTATTGTTAAAGACATTTGTATTTACTTacattccccttttctgttttctttttcagccatGCATCTCAGCATCCCGTGACTTGCCCCTTGGCGTGGCCACAGTCGGGGCGACCAGGCTGCTGACCCTGCCGTCGTGCCTGCCCAGCATCACGCCATCGCCCTGCGCCgtccctgcagccccttggACAGAAAGACCTCCTCTCCCCTCACTCCGGGGAGGATTTTTCTCTGGCTGGCAGTCGCTTATCTCTGTGAGTGCGGGAGGAGTTTCCCATGGCAGCCTTTGAGGCGCCTTCCTAACGCTCTCTGTTCCGCAGCGTGCCCCGCGGTCCTGGCTGCCGGGGCAAAAAGCCACGCTCCGAGCGAGCGAGCATCGCAGGAGCCGTTGTTAACAAATGAGGCTTGTTAAGATGAAGGAAGGTCTGAAAGCTTTAAAACGTGCCAGTCTAGAAATAATCAATATATACTGCTGAAGGCACAGCGCCGGCAGCCAGACggaaaggaggagaagggtGTGGAACGGGAGGAAAAACTGATGACCAAGTCAGAGACCAAAcggctgtgatttttctttccatcactgCGCTTTATTTTGATGAAGTGATTGTGTGGGTGAAGGATACGCTGGCAGCTGCGTGTGCCTGAGCTATGACAGTCATTTGTAACTTGTTtgctccctttctctctctctctccccctgtAAGTGGAGAGGAGAGCGCTCACAAAATAACTAGCATAGCGCAAATAGTTTTACTGAACAAAAAGGTCGAGAgttcaaaaaataatgaaggacCAGCGTCCTCCTCCGTTGCAACCTCTCGTTTGCTCAGCCGCAGAGGGAGTGGGCTGTGCCACAGTTTATGGTACTTTCTGAATGGCTCTAAACTGGCCAAGAAATAATGGGGAAATGGTAAAAATAATGACTCGTAGGGTAAGAATTCTCTGGGCTGAACTTTGGCATCGCTAAAAATGAATCCTGTTCTAAATGCTGCAGATAGGGCTTTTGTGGCGCCGGGATTAGACGCTGCAGTGCCATGCAATTAATAAATGGCCTAACTATGGCTGGCTGTGCAGGAAGGGGAATAGCTTTAAGTCATCGTTATCTAACCTTAATTAACGGAGTAACATATACACAGGTGGTTTTATCTATATGAACTCTGCCTGCCTTGCGCTTTCTGGCAAACGTGAATATGTTCTGACATAACGAGAATAACTTTTTATCAAATGAACGATGTTTGTATGTGCCCTGTGGTGCTTCATTGTACTCGATCCCTCCTCAGGCATTTGCAATTTATTGCTCGCTTCTTCATCAGCCAGGAGCAGCGGGGAGGAAAAACTTTACATACCCTGCATAGGGATACAGGGAGCATTTACATTTCAGTGCATGATTTAAAACCACAAAGGCgaaattaattatttactggctgcagctctgctctgaggaCATCTAGCTGAGCTCTTTACCAAAGATACTTTGTTTGATGAAGTGTAGCTTATTAATTGGTTTGAGGACCTGCACTTTTTCCAGGCCGCCAGCCAATTCAGTACTTAGCAGGTGCGTATGTGGTTACTTAGCCTTGACTTGTGTTTCACTGGCATTTTATCTCCTCCGGTGGATGCTTGTAGTCTATCCTTCATCAGGGATGTAGCACTCATCCTTAGGGCTTTCTTGTTTATAAGTCTAATGCTTTTCCAGCCCCCTCCTAACGTGTCCAGTCTCTAAGGTCCTAAGTCAGGGTTGAAGGAACTGACGTGAAGCAACTCCTGCCTGGGTCTGGAAGGCGTCTGGGACCAACCTACGCGTGCTGGTCCTGGCAGGAGGCACCTCAGATAGCAGCATGGTGTGGGTGATGAGTCGCAGGCTGGTTCTGGTGGCCACAAaatgctccctgctgcctctcaTCTGGGGATGCTCATGCCCTGTTGCCTGCGTCCATCGCAGGAGGAGAATGTCTCCCTTGGAGACACCTCAGGAACCAGCTGCTCGTTGCATATGTTATCTTGGTGGGCTGGTTTTGCCCTGATGGTTGTAGTGTGTGTACCTTCGCCATCAGCAGTGAGTTGCTACAGCTTTTCaactacacaaaaaaataatcccctGTCAgcctcctggttttgtttttggaaaCAGCTGCACCATTCTTagtaaaatgctgttttgtttaatggggggaaggaggggaaactTGACCTGGAGCAGAGACCTAATATGGAAGATCTCTGTCCATATTCCAAGCTATACATAAGCTGTATAGTTGGAAGTGTTATGCAGGTGGTCCTGTACCGCTGTGGGACTTTCTGCTCTCTCTGATGTAGAGGCTGCATACATCAGATGCTCTGAACAGCCCGTAAAGCTTAAATGTCCTTTTGATCCCcaacccagcagagcagcagggattCGTGGGCAGTTTATCTGTTTCTACACGGCTGTCTTAGAATGATACATGTAAAGCAGAAAGTACACTGGGTTTGTGAACTGCAAGCCAATTTTGAGCTTTGTGTGGTTTGCATTTTATAAGGGCTGGGTTCCTTTTGTCTTTCaagataatttatttctgctcaTGTCTGTTGTTTCTCTGTAGATGGTTTGTGGGTAATACATGTGCAAGTGCCTCAAGTTTCTCCTACAAGATGTGTTCCACAAATCCAGCCAATTGGGTCACCTTCGATGACGAGCCACTCTTCCAGTCACCTCAGAAATCGGTTGATAATCAGAGCAGTTGTAAAGCAAATGGCCTTAAACTCAATCTGTCCAGTGTGCATGACTCTTCAAGTAGGTCATCTTCTACAGGCAGCACTCCACTCTCGTCTCCTGTAGTTGACTTCTACCTAAGTCCTGGACCACCCAGCAACTCTCCACTTACTACACCTACCAGAGACTACCCAGGGAGTCCATGCTTCCCAAAGCCTGGGATTCACATTCTTTATCCCATCCCCGAATGGCCATTGAACGTTAACCTTCTTCCATCACCTGGGATTTGCTCATCCCTAACCTCACAGAAACCGAGCAGCCTTCCTTTGAACACCTTGCCTAATGACCATCCAGTTAAGACTTTGGTCTCCAAATCAACAGACGAAGGAAGCCCTAATCCACCAGGAGGTTGTGAGGAGTTAGGAGACTCGTCCTCAGCACCAGGGCGCTTCCCGTACTTCCAGGGCGACTGTGCTTTTTCCAGTCCTTTTTGGAAGGAAGGATGCTTGCCCAGCACATCACCAGTTAACGTTAGCACACACAGGAAGGATAAAGCACTTGACAGGAGCATCTGTCATCCTAAAGACAAAGAAGCTTGCCACGATCAGAAAAGCCTTAACCAGGGCTCCTTCAGCTACATCTGCGAGAGGCTCGAACACCTGCAAGCTGACAGCTGCGCCGCCGCGGGGAGCCCGCCTGTCTCCAGCACTCGGGCATGGCACGGGCTCTCCCCCGCGGTCCCCTGCAGCCTCTTCAGGAGCCGGAACGTGGATGGGTGGCCATTCATGCTGAGGATTCCCGAAAAGAAGAACATGATGTCGTCTCGGCAGTGGGGCCCTATTTACCTTAGCGTCCTAGCCGGAGGTGTATTGCAGATGTATTATGAAAAGGGCCTGGAGAAACCTTTCAAGGAattccagctgcagccacacTGTAAGCTGTCCGAACCCAAATTAGAGAGCTATAATGTCTCGGGGAAAATCCATACCGTGAAGATCGAGTGTGTGTCTTacatggagaaaaggaggtaCCATCCCAAAGTAGAAGTGATCCATGAACCAGAGGTTGAGCAGATGTTAAAGCTGGGCACCACAGATTATAACGACTTCACCGATTTCCTCGTAACGGTCGACGAAGAGCTTATGAAGCTTCCTGCTGTTTCTAGACAAAGGAGGAATTATGAAGAGCAAGAAATGACGCTGGAGATAGTGGATAACTTTTGGGGGAAAGTCACtaaggcagaaggaaaactcGTGGAAAGTGCTGTCATCACGCACATCTACTGCTTATGTTTTGTGAACGGGACTGCTGACTGCTTTCTAACCCTGAATGACCTGGAGCTCCAGAAGAGGGACCAGCGTTACTttgagaaggaggaggagaagaaatggaTTGATATTCTCGATTACCATTTCCATAACTGTGTTAAAGTGCAGGAATTTGAACAATCGCGAATTATTAAGTTTACGCCCCTGGATGCCTGCAGGCTGGAACTGATGCGTTTCAGGACACAGTACAACGGGCAAGACCTTCCCTTTTCTGTGAAGGCAGCAGTAGTGGTTCAGGGGGCGTATGTTGAACTTCAGGCTTTTATAAACATGTCTTCAACTGCTCCAATCCCAACGCGTGTACCCTCTGTGAGATACTGTGAAAACATTATGATACGCTTTCCCGTTCCCACGCAGTGGGTCAAAGCACTTTGGACCATGAACCTCCAAAGGCAGAAGTCCCTAAAAGCGAAAATGAATAGGAGGGCATGCCTTGGCGCTTTACATGAGGTTGAATCTGATCCCGTAATACAAGTCTCGGTTGGAACAGCAAAATATGAGAGTGCCTACAGGGCGGTTGTGTGGAAGATAGACAGGCTTCCAGATAAAAACTCAAGTAAATAATTTGAGCTTTAAAATGATGGGCTTGGGCACACACCTTCGCTGTTTTCATGCTTGTGTACCTCCGTCAGCTTCtgtagtttgggtttttatcTGTGTGGTGATACTGGTAGAAGCTGGAGTAACCTTTTAGGAAAAAGAGAATATagccttatttatttatttatttatctatctatctatctatctatctatctatttatttatttatttaaaggacaTTTTCCTAATTTATTTGATGGAGGCAGGTGTATTGCCAGTAGTTACAGGCGTGCAACATCACGGAAGGGAATCTCAACATTCTGACTAAACCTCAAGTCTGCACTAAGACAGAGGGAAGGGTTTATGCTTCACATATACCAGCTGGGCaatggtgggctgggaagcaAACGTCGGTAGGTAAAATGATTTGCCCACCCAATATGACACGTTTGATAGAAAAGGTGGAATTGTAACTCTTGGCTTTTTAGCGTCATTTAAGAAACAGCAGGTATGGTACATAATGAGAAGGTACTGTGGTCAAACTTGCTGTAGGAGGCTGGCTGTGCTTTTGCAAAGGCTAATATCTATTGCCTCTTTTCTGGGGTTGTGCCTTGGGGTCGTACGTTCATGGCAATAACTGCACTGGCAGAAAATGCATCCTGCTTTATCCCCATTTCTCTCTGGTGATGGTACCTCACTAAAAACTTGCAGCAATAAAACCAGCGAAGTTTATAGTCGCGTGTGTGGAAGTTGTTAATTTCCCACCAAGTCAAATAGTTAATTTACCTTAATTTAATGGAGAAAATATGACtttctggagaaggaaaatgtaaatatatggTTTTACAATTCCAATTTTTAGTCACATTACCAGATTAATAGTGCTATATAGTACTTTCCTAAAGGCATAAAAATTATTGAGGAATATAGTATTCTGCTTCAAGGTCAGCAGAGTGAAGGCATTTGATCCTTTGCTTGGATCTGCATTATGTGTATTTGAGGCCTTAGGACTCTGTGTAAGA
This genomic interval from Falco cherrug isolate bFalChe1 chromosome 13, bFalChe1.pri, whole genome shotgun sequence contains the following:
- the STON1 gene encoding stonin-1, yielding MCSTNPANWVTFDDEPLFQSPQKSVDNQSSCKANGLKLNLSSVHDSSSRSSSTGSTPLSSPVVDFYLSPGPPSNSPLTTPTRDYPGSPCFPKPGIHILYPIPEWPLNVNLLPSPGICSSLTSQKPSSLPLNTLPNDHPVKTLVSKSTDEGSPNPPGGCEELGDSSSAPGRFPYFQGDCAFSSPFWKEGCLPSTSPVNVSTHRKDKALDRSICHPKDKEACHDQKSLNQGSFSYICERLEHLQADSCAAAGSPPVSSTRAWHGLSPAVPCSLFRSRNVDGWPFMLRIPEKKNMMSSRQWGPIYLSVLAGGVLQMYYEKGLEKPFKEFQLQPHCKLSEPKLESYNVSGKIHTVKIECVSYMEKRRYHPKVEVIHEPEVEQMLKLGTTDYNDFTDFLVTVDEELMKLPAVSRQRRNYEEQEMTLEIVDNFWGKVTKAEGKLVESAVITHIYCLCFVNGTADCFLTLNDLELQKRDQRYFEKEEEKKWIDILDYHFHNCVKVQEFEQSRIIKFTPLDACRLELMRFRTQYNGQDLPFSVKAAVVVQGAYVELQAFINMSSTAPIPTRVPSVRYCENIMIRFPVPTQWVKALWTMNLQRQKSLKAKMNRRACLGALHEVESDPVIQVSVGTAKYESAYRAVVWKIDRLPDKNSSSDHPHSLSYKLELGSDQEIPSDWYPFATVQFIVHDTCASGTEVKSLGVESDLQPQKHVVQKAFYNCQVEIEKKWIRLDGEDPDKAGNCLMQ